In Triticum aestivum cultivar Chinese Spring chromosome 5B, IWGSC CS RefSeq v2.1, whole genome shotgun sequence, the following proteins share a genomic window:
- the LOC123111899 gene encoding monoacylglycerol lipase isoform X2: MWAPAASPAGRAPRPPPRLPAVVRVVVPLPVAARVRGLPMPPSRLCLAAPRASEMAAAAEDGEGEGERRWWRGAEEMDAAVRRELAIRRLQQEAEEAGTGRSRREFAVFETARGDTLFTQSWTPASADPVRGIVVLLHGLNEHSGRYDHFAKLLNDQGLKVYAMDWIGHGGSDGAHGYVSSLDHAVGDLKEFLEDVVLEENYGLPCFLFGHSTGGAIVLKAALDPCVEVHIEGLILTSPAIHVQPSHPIIKVVAPIFSVLAPKYRVSALHKRGPPVSRDPEALKIKYADPLVYTGPIRVRTGNEILRISSYLQRNLSRVTVPFLVLHGTADTITDPRASQRLYQASMSTHKSIKLYDGYLHDLLFEPERDDIANDIITWLSSRLNALHRW, from the exons ATGTGGGCCCCGGCGGCCTCGCCGGCGGGCAGGGCGCCCCGACCGCCGCCGCGGTTGCCGGCGGTGGTACGGGTCGTCGTCCCGCTGCCTGTCGCGGCGAGGGTGCGGGGGCTGCCGATGCCGCCCAGTCGGCTCTGCCTAGCCGCGCCGCGTGCATCGGAAATGGCGGCCGCGGCCGAGgacggggagggggagggggagaggaggtGGTGGAGGGGCGCGGAGGAGATGGACGCGGCTGTGAGGCGCGAGCTGGCGATCCGGAGGCTGCAGCAGGAAGCGGAGGAGGCGGGGACGGGGAGGAGCAGGCGGGAGTTCGCCGTGTTCGAGACGGCCAGGGGAGACACGCTCTTCACGCAGTCGTGGACTCCCGCCTCCGCCGACCCCGTCAG GGGTATTGTTGTTCTGCTACATGGTCTAAATGAGCATAG TGGAAGATACGACCATTTTGCAAAGTTGTTGAATGATCAAGGTCTTAAAGTTTATGCGATGGATTGGATAG GACATGGCGGAAGTGATGGCGCGCATGGTTATGTTTCATCGCTTGATCATGCTGTTGGTGACTTG AAAGAATTTTTAGAGGATGTTGTGTTAGAAGAAAACTATGGTTTGCCATGCTTCTTATTTGGCCACTCCACAGGTGGAGCTATTGTTTTGAAG GCAGCACTAGATCCTTGTGTGGAAGTTCATATAGAAGGTTTGATCTTGACCTCGCCAGCTATTCACGTTCAGCCATCTCATCCGATTATCAAA GTTGTTGCACCAATCTTCTCGGTGTTGGCTCCGAAATACCGGGTTAGTGCTTTGCATAAGAGAGGGCCTCCTGTTTCCCGTGATCCAGAGGCTCTGAAGATCAAGTATGCAGATCCACTTGTGTATACTGGACCGATTAGAGTTAGAACAGGCAACGAAATCCTCCGGATATCATCATACTTGCAGAGAAACTTAAGTAGAGTTACAGTCCCTTTTCTAGTTCTTCATGGGACAGCTGACACGATAACTGACCCAAGAGCATCCCAACGACTTTACCAAGCATCAATGTCGACTCATAAATCAATCAAGCTATATGACGGATATTTACACGACCTTCTCTTCGAGCCTGAAAGGGATGATATAGCCAATGACATCATCACTTGGTTGAGCTCAAGACTTAATGCTCTCCACAGATG GTAG
- the LOC123111899 gene encoding monoacylglycerol lipase isoform X1, whose protein sequence is MWAPAASPAGRAPRPPPRLPAVVRVVVPLPVAARVRGLPMPPSRLCLAAPRASEMAAAAEDGEGEGERRWWRGAEEMDAAVRRELAIRRLQQEAEEAGTGRSRREFAVFETARGDTLFTQSWTPASADPVRGIVVLLHGLNEHSGRYDHFAKLLNDQGLKVYAMDWIGHGGSDGAHGYVSSLDHAVGDLKEFLEDVVLEENYGLPCFLFGHSTGGAIVLKAALDPCVEVHIEGLILTSPAIHVQPSHPIIKVVAPIFSVLAPKYRVSALHKRGPPVSRDPEALKIKYADPLVYTGPIRVRTGNEILRISSYLQRNLSRVTVPFLVLHGTADTITDPRASQRLYQASMSTHKSIKLYDGYLHDLLFEPERDDIANDIITWLSSRLNALHRW, encoded by the exons ATGTGGGCCCCGGCGGCCTCGCCGGCGGGCAGGGCGCCCCGACCGCCGCCGCGGTTGCCGGCGGTGGTACGGGTCGTCGTCCCGCTGCCTGTCGCGGCGAGGGTGCGGGGGCTGCCGATGCCGCCCAGTCGGCTCTGCCTAGCCGCGCCGCGTGCATCGGAAATGGCGGCCGCGGCCGAGgacggggagggggagggggagaggaggtGGTGGAGGGGCGCGGAGGAGATGGACGCGGCTGTGAGGCGCGAGCTGGCGATCCGGAGGCTGCAGCAGGAAGCGGAGGAGGCGGGGACGGGGAGGAGCAGGCGGGAGTTCGCCGTGTTCGAGACGGCCAGGGGAGACACGCTCTTCACGCAGTCGTGGACTCCCGCCTCCGCCGACCCCGTCAG GGGTATTGTTGTTCTGCTACATGGTCTAAATGAGCATAG TGGAAGATACGACCATTTTGCAAAGTTGTTGAATGATCAAGGTCTTAAAGTTTATGCGATGGATTGGATAG GACATGGCGGAAGTGATGGCGCGCATGGTTATGTTTCATCGCTTGATCATGCTGTTGGTGACTTG AAAGAATTTTTAGAGGATGTTGTGTTAGAAGAAAACTATGGTTTGCCATGCTTCTTATTTGGCCACTCCACAGGTGGAGCTATTGTTTTGAAG GCAGCACTAGATCCTTGTGTGGAAGTTCATATAGAAGGTTTGATCTTGACCTCGCCAGCTATTCACGTTCAGCCATCTCATCCGATTATCAAA GTTGTTGCACCAATCTTCTCGGTGTTGGCTCCGAAATACCGGGTTAGTGCTTTGCATAAGAGAGGGCCTCCTGTTTCCCGTGATCCAGAGGCTCTGAAGATCAAGTATGCAGATCCACTTGTGTATACTGGACCGATTAGAGTTAGAACAGGCAACGAAATCCTCCGGATATCATCATACTTGCAGAGAAACTTAAGTAGAGTTACAGTCCCTTTTCTAGTTCTTCATGGGACAGCTGACACGATAACTGACCCAAGAGCATCCCAACGACTTTACCAAGCATCAATGTCGACTCATAAATCAATCAAGCTATATGACGGATATTTACACGACCTTCTCTTCGAGCCTGAAAGGGATGATATAGCCAATGACATCATCACTTGGTTGAGCTCAAGACTTAATGCTCTCCACAGATGGTAA